The DNA region TCTCCCTGCGCGAGCCGGGCTACAGCCGCAAAGGCAGCATCGCCAGCGAAACCCGTGCGGCCGTCGCAGGCGGCGTGACCAGCGTGTGCTGCCCGCCACGTACCAAACCGGTACTCGACACGTCGGCAGTGGCCGAACTGATCCTCGACCGCGCCCGTGAAGCCGGTTTCAGCAAGGTGTTCCCGATCGGTGCGCTGAGCAAGGGCCTGGAAGGCGAGCAGCTGGCAGAACTGATCGCCCTGCGCGACGCTGGCTGCGTAGCATTCGGCAACGGCCTGAGCAGCTTCAGCAACACCCGTACGCTGTGCCGGGCACTGGAGTACGCGGCCACTTTCGACCTGACCGTGATTTTCAACTCTCAGGACCGTGACCTGGCCGAAGGTGGCCTGGCGCATGAAGGCCCGACCGCCAGCTTTCTGGGCCTGGCAGGCATTCCTGAAACCGCCGAGACAGTGGCGCTGGCGCGTGATCTGCTGCTGGTCGAGCAAAGCGGCGTGCGTGCGCACTTCAGCCAGTTGACCAGTGCGCGAGGCGCGGCATTGATCGCCCAGGCACAGGGCCGCGGGTTGCCGGTGACGGCGGATGTCGCGTTGTACCAATTGATTTTGACCGATGAAGCGCTGATCGACTTTTCCAGCCTGTATCACGTTCAGCCGCCGCTGCGCACCCGCGCTGACCGCGATGGTCTGCGTGAGGCCGTGAAGTCGGGGGTGATTCAGGCGATATCGAGCCACCACCAACCGCACGAGCGCGATGCCAAGCTGGCACCGTTCGGCGCCACCGAGCCAGGCATCAGCAGTGTGGAGCTGTTGTTGCCACTGGCCATGACCCTGGTCGAAGACGGCCTGCTGGACTTGCCAACCCTGCTCGCCCGGCTGAGCAGCGGCCCCGCCGCCGCGCTGCGTCTGCCAGCCGGTAAACTGAGCGCCGGCTCGCCAGCGGACATCGTGCTGTTCGATCCCGCTGCGTCGACCCTTGCCGGAGAAACCTGGCTGTCAAAAGGCGAAAACTGCCCCTTCATCGGCCACTGCCTGCCGGGCTCGGTGCGCTACACGCTGGTGGATGGACGGATCAGCTACAGCCGTTGAGTCCGCCTTGAGCTATCGTTCCCGCGCCAGAGTGTGAGGAACGATAATCCCAACTATCGTGCGACGCTCCGCGTCCGATCCTGAATCTATGGCGCGGCGCAGATCTGTGACGCGGAGCGTCACCCACGGCATTCCCACGCTGAAGCGTGAGGAACGATAATCCCAGCTATCGTGCGACGCTCCACGTCGGCATGCCGTTCTGGACGCTCTGCGTCCGATCCTGAATCTGTGGCGTAGTGCAGATCTGTGACGCGGAGCGTCACGACAGGCATTCCCACGCTGGAGCGTGAGGAACGATAATTCCAATTATCGTGCGACGCTCTGCGTCGGCATGCCGTTCTGGACGCTCTGCGTCCGATCCTGAATCTATGGCGCGGCGCAGATCTGTAACGCGGAGCGTCACCCAAGGCATTCCCACGCTGGAGCGTGAGGAACGATAGCTCTGTAACCATCAACCGCGCTGGGCGTTCTTCATCGAGATCTGGTCATTCATCGTCCAGAAGTCATACAGAATGCCGATCAGAAACAACCCGCCGGTAAACAGGTAGATCACACCGGTGATCCATTTGCCCTGGTACATGCGGTGTACGCCAAACAGGCCAAGGAAGGTCAGCAGCACCCACGCCACGCTGTAATCGGTCGAGCCGGGGGTGAAGCGCAGGTCAGCCTCGCGATCCATCGACGGGATCAGGAACAGGTCGATCAGCCAGCCGATACCAAACAAGCCAAACGTGAAGAACCAAAGGGTCCCGGTCACCGGCTTGCCGTAATAGAAACGATGCGCCCCGAGAAACCCGAAAATCCACATCAGGTAGCCCATGACCTTGCTGTGTGTGTCAGAACGATAGCCGTTCATTTTTACCCTCTCTGCGCTGATAGAAAAAAATACATAACAAATTTGTGACTTGGTTTCGCCATTCCGACGTATGGCAACCGAGGCGGTTTTATGCCGCCAAGCCCTTGTCGCTAAAGGGATTAGCGAAAAAAGGGAAAGAATCTGTCGCATAAAACGTAACGATGCCAGTGTGACGCACTCGACAAATGGGGTCAGATTTTTCAAAAAAGCTGTTATAAAGTTGCGCGCTGACCACTATGAGCCCTGCCGAATGCGTCCTTTTTTCAAGACATGGCTAACCATTTGCCTATTTGTGCCACTGGCCGCCCACGCCACCAATCGTGAGCAACAACTTCCTGCGAGCTTCACGGGCTACACCGCCAAAAGTCACTCTTCACCGGCACTCGCGACTCGCACTGCACCTCAGGAAGCCACTACCACCCGAATCCAGACTGGCAACACCCGCACAGTCCAGAAGCCGCTTTCCCGCAAGAACGCCAACAAGGCTGCGGCCTTGCAGGCTTCCGTCCCGGCCAAACAGGGCAGTGCCGTTGTAAAACGCGCCCTGCAGGCAGTCGGAACGCCTTATCGCTGGGGCGGCACTACGCCCGGTAAAGGCCTCGATTGCAGCGGTCTGGTCAAGTACGCCTACACGGACGTCCGTGAAGTCGACCTGCCGCGCACCTCCAACGCCATGGCCCAGGGTCATGGTCAGACGGTGGATCGCAAGGACCTGAAACCGGGTGATCTGCTGTTCTTCAACATCAAGAGCCGCAACATCAACCACGTCGCCATTTACCTGGGCGACAACAAGTTCGTTCATGCGCCGCGCCGTGGCAAGGCGGTTACTGTCGATACGCTGAACAAACCGTATTGGAACAGCCACTACAAGATCGCCAAGCGTGTGTTGCCCAAGCAGCCAGGACAGATGCGCGTCGTCCAGCGCTGATCTGATCTCTGCCTGACAAAAAGGGGCCCTGAATTCGTTCAGGGCCCCTTTTTTCATTCGCGCCAGGCCACCGTCGCACCCGGCTCCGGTCAGAAGTTATCCGGCACCTTGGCTCGCTCGCGTGCGCTTTCGCGGGTGATCAGGCCCTTCTTGACCAGATCAGCCAGACACATATCCAGCGTCTGCATGCCAACCGAGCCGCCGGTCTGGATCGACGAATACATCTGCGCCACCTTGTCCTCGCGAATCAGGTTACGAATCGCCGGGGTGCCCATCATGATTTCGTGCGCGGCCACGCGTCCGCCGCCGACTTTCTTGAGCAGCGCCTGCGAGACCACCGCATGCAGTGATTCAGAGAGCATCGAGCGAATCATCGACTTTTCCTGAGCCGGGAACACGTCCACGATCCGGTCGATGGTCTTTGCCGCCGACGTGGTGTGCAGCGTGCCGAATACCAGGTGACCGGTTTCCGCAGCGGTCAAGGCCAGACGAATGGTCTCCAGATCGCGCATCTCGCCGACCAGAATCACATCCGGGTCCTCCCGCAACGCCGAGCGCAGGGCTTCCGAGAAGCCCAGTGTGTCGCGGTGCACCTCGCGCTGGTTGACCAGGCACTTCTTGGACTCGTGGACGAATTCGATCGGGTCTTCGATGGTCAGGATATGGTGATGCTTGTTGCAATTGAGGTAGTCGATCATGGCCGCAAGGGTCGTCGACTTGCCTGAACCGGTCGGCCCGGTGACCAGAATCAGGCCGCGCGCTACGTCGGTAATCTTCCGAAACACACTGCCCATGCCCAAGTCTTCCATGCTCAGGATTTTCGAGGGAATGGTCCGGAACACCGCGCCCGCACCGCGATTCTGGTTGAATGCGTTGACCCGGAAGCGCGCCACCCCCGGCACTTCGAAGGAAAAGTCGGTTTCCAGACGCTCTTCGAAATCCTGACGCTGCTTGTCGTTCATGATGTCGTAAATCAGCGCCTTGACCTCCTTCGCGTCCAGCGGGGGCAGGTTAATGCGCCGCACATCACCATCGACACGGATCATCGGCGGCAGACCTGCAGAGAGGTGCAAGTCCGACGCGCCCTGTTTGGCACTGAAGGCCAGCAGCTCGGTAATATCCATACAGCTCCTCAATCACATAGAATGCCGCAGACCTTAGCCTGACTGGCGCAAATCAATGTCCACGATAGCAGCGAACATTTCAACGCTCGAACAGCGAATTCGCGACGCAGCCCTCGCGGCTGACCGCGATCCGGCGTCCGTCGGCCTGCTGGCGGTGAGTAAAACCAAGCCCGCCAGCGACCTGCGTGAAGCTTACACCGCAGGCCTGCGCGACTTCGGCGAAAATTATTTACAGGAAGCACTCGCGAAACAGGCCGAACTGAGCGACCTGCCCTTGTGCTGGCACTTCATCGGCCCCATTCAATCGAACAAGACGCGCGCTATCGCCGAACACTTCGCCTGGGTGCATTCAGTGGATCGCCTGAAAATCGCTCAACGCCTGTCCGAACAGCGGCCCGAAGCGCTTGAGCCGCTGAACATCTGCATTCAGGTCAATGTCAGCGGTGAAGCCAGCAAGTCGGGCTGCGCGCCTCAGGACCTGGCGGATCTGGCCGCCGCCATCAACGCCCTGCCGCGGCTGAAGCTGCGCGGGCTGATGGCGATTCCCGAGCCGACGGATGATCCTGTCGAGCAGGCCGCCTCGTTTGCCGCCGTGCGTACCTTGCAGGAGCAGCTGGGCCTGCCGCTCGACACACTGTCCATGGGCATGAGCCACGATCTGGAGGCCGCCATCGCACAAGGCGCAACCTGGGTGCGGATCGGCACGGCCCTGTTTGGCGCTCGCGACTATGGGCAGCCCTAACGTTGCACACACTGAATTTGCACACAGGAACCCCGTCATGAACAAGACTCGTATCGCCTTCATCGGCGCCGGAAACATGGCTGCCAGCCTGATCGGCGGCCTGCGCGCCCAAGGTGTGGACGCGGCCCTGATCTGCGCCAGTGCGCCAGGTGCCGAAACCCGCGAGCGGATTTCCACCGAGCACGGCATCAAAGTATTTGCCGACAATGCCGACGCCGTCAAAGACGCTGACGTGGTGGTGCTGGCGGTCAAGCCGCAAATGATGAAAAGCGTCTGCCAGGCGCTGAAATCCAGTCTTGGGCCTGATCAGTTGATCGTTTCGGTTGCGGCCGGTATTACCTGCGCCAGCCTGACCCAGTGGCTGGGCGAGCGGCCTGTCGTGCGCTGCATGCCCAATACACCGTCATTGCTGCGTCAGGGTGCCAGCGGGCTGTACGCGACCGACAAGGTGACGCCAGCGCAACATGAGCAGGCCGAGCAGTTGCTGGCTGCGGTCGGCATCGCAGTCTGGGTTGAGCAGGAAAAACACATGGACGCTGTTACGGCAGTGTCCGGCAGTGGTCCGGCGTATTTCTTTTTGATGATGGAAGCGATGACAGCGGCAGGCGTGAAACTGGGTCTGCCGGAGGACATCGCTAAAAAGCTGACCCTGCAAACCGCGCTGGGCTCGGCCCTGATCGCGACTGGCAGCGAGGTAGACGCAGGCGAGCTGCGGCGTCGTGTCGCCTCGCCGGGCGGGACCACCGAGGCTGCGATCAAGGCATTCCAGGCGGGCGGCTTTGAAACACTGGTGGAAACTGCGCTGACGGCTGCCGATCACCGTGCAGCCGAACTGGCTGAACAACTGGGCAAATAATTTAGGTTTTTTCTGGAGCAGATTGATGATCGGATTGAACACCGCTGCAATTTACGTCCTGCAAACGCTTGGCAGTCTGTACCTGCTGATCGTTCTGATGCGCTTCGTGCTGCAACTGGTGCGGGCCAACTTCTACAACCCGCTGTGCCAGTTCATCGTGCGCGCCACACAGCCTCTGCTCAAGCCGTTGCGGCGCATCATTCCCAGCCTGTTCGGGCTGGACATGTCGTCGCTGGTGCTGGCGATCATCGTGCAGATGATTCTGATGGCGCTGACCTTGCTGCTGATGTTCGGCACCACCGGTGATCCGCTGCACTTGCTGCTCTGGTCCATCATTGGCGTGACGGCACTGTTCCTGAAGATCTTCTTCTTTGCCCTGATCATCAGCGTAATCCTGTCGTGGGTCGCCCCGGCCAGCCATAACCCTGGCGCGGAACTGGTCAACCAGATCTGCGAACCCGCCTTGGCGCCGTTCCGCAAGATCGTCCCGAACCTGGGCGGCCTGGATATCTCGCCGATCCTGGCGTTCCTGGTCCTCAAGCTGCTGGACATGCTGGTCATCAACAACCTCGCCGCCATGAGCGGCATGCCGGATGTACTGCGGTTGTTGATGTAAGCGAACTCCGTGACTATCGTACCGACGCTCCGCGTCGGTACGCCTTTCTGGACGCTCTGCGTCCAATCCTGAGCGGGCGGCGCGGCGCGGATCTGTGACGCGGAGCGTCACCCACGGCATTCCCACGCTGGAGCGTGAGGAACGATCACCTCAACTATCGTGCGACGCTCCGCGTCGCCATGCCGTTCTGGACGCTCTGCGTCCTGTCCCGAGGTTGCTGCTGATTTGCGCCTGACAACATCCCTTATTGCCGCTGCACCCTGCGGTCTTTAGACTTACGCCTCATTCACGCGAGAGCAGGGTCGATGCCCACGGTATTCCCCCACGATTCTGTCGGACTGGTCACACCGCAAACGGCGCATTTCAGCGAGCCTCTGGCGCTGGCCTGCGGTCGTTCGTTGCCAGCCTATGACCTGATTTACGAAACCTACGGTCAGCTCAACGCCGCACGCAGCAATGCCGTGCTGATCTGTCACGCGCTGTCCGGGCATCACCATGCCGCTGGTTTTCACAGCGCCGATGACCGCAAACCCGGCTGGTGGGACAGTTGCATCGGCCCCGGCAAGCCGGTCGACACCAATAAGTTCTTCGTCGTCAGCCTCAATAATCTGGGCGGCTGCAACGGCTCGACCGGCCCAAGCAGCATCGACCCGGACACCGGCAAGCCGTTCGGGGCCAACTTCCCGGTCGTGACCGTCGAAGACTGGGTCAACAGTCAGGCACGGCTGGCCGATCTGCTGGGCATCGACACGTGGGCAGCGGTGATCGGCGGCAGTCTGGGCGGCATGCAGGCGCTGCAATGGACCATCAGTTACCCGGATCGCGTGCGCCACTGTCTGGCAATCGCTTCGGCACCCAAGCTCTCGGCGCAGAACATCGCCTTCAACGAAGTGGCCCGGCAGGCGATTCTCACCGACCCGGAATTCCACGGCGGTTCGTTCCAGGAGCGCGGCGTGATTCCCAAGCGCGGCCTGATGCTGGCGCGGATGGTCGGGCACATCACCTACCTGTCCGATGATTCGATGGGCGAGAAATTCGGCCGAGGCCTGAAAAGCGAAAAACTCAACTACGATTTTCACAGCGTCGAGTTTCAGGTCGAAAGCTACCTGCGTTATCAAGGCGAGGAGTTTTCCGGGCGTTTCGACGCCAATACCTACCTGTTGATGACCAAAGCGCTGGATTACTTCGACCCTGCCGCCAACTTCAACGACGACCTGGCCAAGACATTCGCCCACGTGACGGCGAAGTTCTGCGTGATGTCGTTCACCACCGACTGGCGCTTTTCGCCAGCCCGTTCGCGGGAACTGGTGGACGCCCTGATGGCGGCCCGCAAGGACGTCTGCTACCTGGAAATCGACGCGCCCCAAGGGCACGACGCCTTCCTGATCCCGATTCCGCGCTACTTGCAGGCTTTCGGTAATTACATGAACCGAATTTCGTTGTGAGGATGTCATGAGAGCCGATCTGGAAATCATCCAGGAATGGATCCCCGCAGGCAGCCGCGTACTCGACCTGGGCTGCGGCGACGGCGAACTGCTGACCTGGCTGCGTGACAATAAGCAGGTTACCGGCTACGGGCTGGAAAACGACGCAGCCAACATCGCCGAATGCGTCGCCAAGGGCATCAACGTCATCGAGCAAGACCTCGACAAGGGGCTGGGCAACTTTGCCAGCAACAGCTTTGACGTGGTGGTCATGACCCAGGCCCTACAAGCGGTGCATTACCCGGACCGAATCCTTGACGAGATGTTGCGCGTCGGTCGCCAGTGCATCATCACCTTCCCGAACTTCGGCCACTGGCGTTGCCGCTGGTATCTGGCGAGCAAGGGCCGCATGCCGGTTTCCGAATTCCTGCCATATACCTGGTACAACACGCCGAACATTCACTTCTGCACATTCGGCGACTTCGAAGAGCTGTGCCGCGAGCGCGATGCGCAAGTGCTCGACAGGCTGGCGGTCGATCAGCAGCACCGTCACGGCTGGGCCAGCAAGCTATGGCCCAATCTGCTGGGCGAAATCGGTATCTACCGGGTCACCAGCCCCGGGCTGACCGACCACAGGATTGCCGTTTAACCGACCGTTTTCAAGTACCACGACAGGCCAACCATGAACCTCACTCAACTCGTACTGGCCAGCCACAACGGCGGCAAACTCAAAGAACTCCAGGCCATGCTCGGCGGCAGCGTGACGCTGCGCTCGGTCAGCGAGTTCAGCCTGGTGGAGCCGGAAGAAACCGGCCTGTCATTCGTCGAGAATGCAATCCTCAAGGCACGCAACGCCGCGCGCCTGTCTGGTCTGCCTGCGCTGGCCGACGACTCGGGGCTGGCGGTGGACTTTCTCGGCGGTGCGCCGGGCATTTATTCCGCTCGTTACGACGACGGTAAGGGCGACGCTGCCAATAACGCCAAGCTGCTGGAGGCGCTGAAAGACGTGCCGGACGAGCAACGCGGCGCGCAATTCGTCTGCGTATTGGCGCTGGTACGCCACGCTGACGACCCGCTGCCGATCCTCTGCGAAGGCCTGTGGCACGGGCGCATTCTGCACGCCGCCAGCGGCGAACACGGTTTTGGCTACGATCCGCTGTTCTGGGTGCCTGAGCGTGACTGCTCCAGTGCCGAACTCGGCCCGACCGAGAAAAACCAGCTCAGCCACCGCGCCCGTGCCATGGTCCTGTTGCGGCAACGCCTGGGCCTGCAATGACCCACGATTCGCCAGCGCAGCCGCTGTTTCTCGGCGCGAGCGGTTTCTCGTCAGAGAGCCCACGCCCTGCGCTGCCGCACCTGCCGCCCCTGTCGCTGTACATCCACATTCCGTGGTGCGTGCGCAAATGCCCGTACTGCGATTTCAATTCACATACCGCAAGCCCGGTGCTGCCGGAGCAGGAATACGTCGACGCCCTGCTCGCCGATCTGGATCTGGACCTGCCGCACGTCTACGGCCGCGAGCTGCAATCGATTTTCTTCGGTGGTGGCACGCCGAGCCTGTTCAGCGCCGATGCGCTGGGCCGTCTGCTGCAAGGTGTCGAACAGCGCATCCGTTTTGCCAGCGACATCGAGATCACCCTGGAAGCCAACCCTGGCACCTTCGAACAGGCGAAATTCAGCGCCTATCGCGGCCTGGGGATCAATCGGCTGTCGATCGGTATTCAGAG from Pseudomonas syringae includes:
- a CDS encoding dihydroorotase, coding for MKLSILGARVIDPVSGLDQITDLHIEAGKLAAIGAAPTGFEPVQTIDASGLVAAPGLVDLNVSLREPGYSRKGSIASETRAAVAGGVTSVCCPPRTKPVLDTSAVAELILDRAREAGFSKVFPIGALSKGLEGEQLAELIALRDAGCVAFGNGLSSFSNTRTLCRALEYAATFDLTVIFNSQDRDLAEGGLAHEGPTASFLGLAGIPETAETVALARDLLLVEQSGVRAHFSQLTSARGAALIAQAQGRGLPVTADVALYQLILTDEALIDFSSLYHVQPPLRTRADRDGLREAVKSGVIQAISSHHQPHERDAKLAPFGATEPGISSVELLLPLAMTLVEDGLLDLPTLLARLSSGPAAALRLPAGKLSAGSPADIVLFDPAASTLAGETWLSKGENCPFIGHCLPGSVRYTLVDGRISYSR
- a CDS encoding NINE protein, whose amino-acid sequence is MNGYRSDTHSKVMGYLMWIFGFLGAHRFYYGKPVTGTLWFFTFGLFGIGWLIDLFLIPSMDREADLRFTPGSTDYSVAWVLLTFLGLFGVHRMYQGKWITGVIYLFTGGLFLIGILYDFWTMNDQISMKNAQRG
- a CDS encoding C40 family peptidase, with the translated sequence MRPFFKTWLTICLFVPLAAHATNREQQLPASFTGYTAKSHSSPALATRTAPQEATTTRIQTGNTRTVQKPLSRKNANKAAALQASVPAKQGSAVVKRALQAVGTPYRWGGTTPGKGLDCSGLVKYAYTDVREVDLPRTSNAMAQGHGQTVDRKDLKPGDLLFFNIKSRNINHVAIYLGDNKFVHAPRRGKAVTVDTLNKPYWNSHYKIAKRVLPKQPGQMRVVQR
- a CDS encoding type IV pilus twitching motility protein PilT, with protein sequence MDITELLAFSAKQGASDLHLSAGLPPMIRVDGDVRRINLPPLDAKEVKALIYDIMNDKQRQDFEERLETDFSFEVPGVARFRVNAFNQNRGAGAVFRTIPSKILSMEDLGMGSVFRKITDVARGLILVTGPTGSGKSTTLAAMIDYLNCNKHHHILTIEDPIEFVHESKKCLVNQREVHRDTLGFSEALRSALREDPDVILVGEMRDLETIRLALTAAETGHLVFGTLHTTSAAKTIDRIVDVFPAQEKSMIRSMLSESLHAVVSQALLKKVGGGRVAAHEIMMGTPAIRNLIREDKVAQMYSSIQTGGSVGMQTLDMCLADLVKKGLITRESARERAKVPDNF
- a CDS encoding YggS family pyridoxal phosphate-dependent enzyme — encoded protein: MSTIAANISTLEQRIRDAALAADRDPASVGLLAVSKTKPASDLREAYTAGLRDFGENYLQEALAKQAELSDLPLCWHFIGPIQSNKTRAIAEHFAWVHSVDRLKIAQRLSEQRPEALEPLNICIQVNVSGEASKSGCAPQDLADLAAAINALPRLKLRGLMAIPEPTDDPVEQAASFAAVRTLQEQLGLPLDTLSMGMSHDLEAAIAQGATWVRIGTALFGARDYGQP
- the proC gene encoding pyrroline-5-carboxylate reductase encodes the protein MNKTRIAFIGAGNMAASLIGGLRAQGVDAALICASAPGAETRERISTEHGIKVFADNADAVKDADVVVLAVKPQMMKSVCQALKSSLGPDQLIVSVAAGITCASLTQWLGERPVVRCMPNTPSLLRQGASGLYATDKVTPAQHEQAEQLLAAVGIAVWVEQEKHMDAVTAVSGSGPAYFFLMMEAMTAAGVKLGLPEDIAKKLTLQTALGSALIATGSEVDAGELRRRVASPGGTTEAAIKAFQAGGFETLVETALTAADHRAAELAEQLGK
- a CDS encoding YggT family protein; the protein is MIGLNTAAIYVLQTLGSLYLLIVLMRFVLQLVRANFYNPLCQFIVRATQPLLKPLRRIIPSLFGLDMSSLVLAIIVQMILMALTLLLMFGTTGDPLHLLLWSIIGVTALFLKIFFFALIISVILSWVAPASHNPGAELVNQICEPALAPFRKIVPNLGGLDISPILAFLVLKLLDMLVINNLAAMSGMPDVLRLLM
- the metX gene encoding homoserine O-succinyltransferase MetX, giving the protein MPTVFPHDSVGLVTPQTAHFSEPLALACGRSLPAYDLIYETYGQLNAARSNAVLICHALSGHHHAAGFHSADDRKPGWWDSCIGPGKPVDTNKFFVVSLNNLGGCNGSTGPSSIDPDTGKPFGANFPVVTVEDWVNSQARLADLLGIDTWAAVIGGSLGGMQALQWTISYPDRVRHCLAIASAPKLSAQNIAFNEVARQAILTDPEFHGGSFQERGVIPKRGLMLARMVGHITYLSDDSMGEKFGRGLKSEKLNYDFHSVEFQVESYLRYQGEEFSGRFDANTYLLMTKALDYFDPAANFNDDLAKTFAHVTAKFCVMSFTTDWRFSPARSRELVDALMAARKDVCYLEIDAPQGHDAFLIPIPRYLQAFGNYMNRISL
- the metW gene encoding methionine biosynthesis protein MetW translates to MRADLEIIQEWIPAGSRVLDLGCGDGELLTWLRDNKQVTGYGLENDAANIAECVAKGINVIEQDLDKGLGNFASNSFDVVVMTQALQAVHYPDRILDEMLRVGRQCIITFPNFGHWRCRWYLASKGRMPVSEFLPYTWYNTPNIHFCTFGDFEELCRERDAQVLDRLAVDQQHRHGWASKLWPNLLGEIGIYRVTSPGLTDHRIAV
- the rdgB gene encoding RdgB/HAM1 family non-canonical purine NTP pyrophosphatase — protein: MNLTQLVLASHNGGKLKELQAMLGGSVTLRSVSEFSLVEPEETGLSFVENAILKARNAARLSGLPALADDSGLAVDFLGGAPGIYSARYDDGKGDAANNAKLLEALKDVPDEQRGAQFVCVLALVRHADDPLPILCEGLWHGRILHAASGEHGFGYDPLFWVPERDCSSAELGPTEKNQLSHRARAMVLLRQRLGLQ